The sequence TCGGCGTCGCCTCGGACACCTGATCGACGACCACCCGGTTCGGCGACCTCACCGCCACCGCGATACGCCGGGCGCCGCAGCAGCCACGCGCGAGCGCCAACCGGCCCTCCGTGATTCCGCTTTCGGCCCCGCCTTCCACGGACGACTCCGTTTCGGCCGCCCGTTCCGCCTCCGGATATCGGTCCGGTGGCTTGCTCCGCTCTTCGGCGTCCGCCCACAATTCCGGTGACCATCCGCGATCGCGCGGTCGCCGTCCGGTCGGCGAATTGCCGCCGCCCGACCAAACGTCCGGTCGTCAGGAAAGTCGGTTGACGGTACACGCTCCTCACCGGCCGCCCGGTGCACGGCAATTGGTACGGACCGCCCGCCGGACGGCGGCCTTACGGGCGGGCGCGGCGCGGTGGAGCGGTGCGGCGCCCGGGCGCGCGTTCCGATACCGGCCGGTACGCCGCTGCCTGCGAGGACGCCCGAGCTTTGCCGTTTCGCCGCGCGGTGACGGTTCCCGGGAGCGGCATCTCGGCGGGCGGTGGCCGGCACCGTGAAATCCCGGCATTGACGGCGGCCGAATTCCGTACGCAATGCGGAACGTACGGGGGTGGGGTGCGGAATCCACTGGCGACCCTGACAGCCTATCGGAAAGGAAAAGCGCGTTGTTCCGGAAACGGTGACCTCCCGGCCGTCGTGGCGTTCCCCGATGGTGTCCTGTTGGGGCGTTCCGGCATTCGGTGAAGGGGAATTCGAGGTGCGCGGGGGTGACGGCGCCGTTCGCCGCGCGGGGCGGCCGGGTCGCGGACGGCGGGGCGCTGCCTTGTAACGGTGCTCGGCTCCGATCTCGTACCGCCGCCCGCCCCCGGTGCGAGCGCCGCCGCCGGGGGCCCCGCCGCCGCGCGGCCCTACGCGAGTCCGCCCCGACGGCTCGGGACTGCTCGAGCCGCTCCGACCACTTCGACACCGATCGCGCGGACCGCCCCTCTTTGTCCTGGCTGCGGCCTTGGTCGGGGAACATGCCGTTCGGCGGATCATCCCGCGTGCGCGACAGGCGGGGGAGTGGTGACGGGGGCTCGGCCGATCTCACCCGATTCGGGCCCGGGGGTGCCCGTTCCACTCCTCCCGGCTGACCGGTTGCAGGATGAAACGGTCGATGAAACAGCGGGCGCCGACGGGCCGCGCGGCGGCGGGCATTGGCCGTCGCGGGGCCCTCGCCGGCCCTCGCGGCGCCGTGCGGGCCCGGGTCCCGCGCCGCGGTGCTCGCCGTGCCGTGCCCGCCACCTGCGGCGACGCGTCGGGCGGGGCCGCGGACGACGCCGGGCACGGCGGATCGTGTCCGCTTCGTTACCGGGAGGCTCCGAGAAAACCGACGCGTGAAGGACTAAAGATGAATTGCCGGGGAATAATGGACCGCCGCAAACGGCGGGTCTTAACCTACGGGACCGTAGGGAATGGCGTTCCTTCGGCCCGATGCCGCTGTGCCGGTGCGGCTCGACGATCGGGGAAGCGGTCCCGCGACCGGTTACCGTGGCCGGGCGCGGCGAACGGAAAGGAAAATGGGGGCTGTTGCAAGGCGGGGAGGATTCCCTATAGTCGCTGCGGTAACGAGTGACATGCACACTGCATCGGGAGTCACCGCTTTGAGCATTAAGCCGGTGAAGCGCTCACCTCGCCGCGACGGGCCGCCGATGCCCGACGGGCAGGTGGAGTTGGCCGAGCCGCCGGTACTGGGTGAACCCGCCGGCGTGGACTTCGGTTCCGCGCTGCTGTACCTGCCGATGGGGCTGGGCGCCGGTGCGATGGTGCTCATGTTCAGCGTCCGCAGCATGGGCCCGACCACTTACATGATGTCCGGGATGATGGGCGTCGCCATGATCAGCATGACGCTGACCCAGGTGGGCCGCAGCAGCTCGGAGCGCCGCCGCCGGATGAAAGCCGAACGCCGCGACTACCTGCGGTACTTGGCGCAGCGACGCCGCCAGGCCCGGACCGCCGCGGCCGAGCAGCGGGCCGCCCTGCTGTGGGACAACCCCGACCCACGCGAGCTGTGGGCGTTCGCGATGGGGCCGCGGCTGTGGGAACGCCGCCCCAGCCACGAGGACTTCGGCCGGGTCCGGATCGGCATGGGCATCCGCCGCGCCGAACTGGTCTTCCTGCCGCCGCAGACCAAGCCCGTCGAGGACCTCGAACCGCTCACCGCGATCTCGCTGCGCCGCTTCACCAAGGCCCACCAGACCGTTCCCGACCTGCCCATCCCGGTGGCGCTGCGCCGCTTCACCCGGGTGGAGTTCGCCGGCGACGGTCAGGAGGCGCTGGCCCTGATGCGGGCGATGCTCGCCCAACTCGCCGTGCTGCACGCCCCCGACGAACTGCGCGTCGCGGTGCTCGGCAATCCGGGCGCACGGGCCGAGTGGGACTGGGTCAAGTGGCTGCCGCACAACGCCCACCCCGACGAGCAGGACGACGCCGGCGCGCTCCGGCTGGCCGCCGGCGACCACGACGAACTGATGGCGCTGCTCGGCCCCGAGGTGCGCGACCGCCCCGACCACGACCCGGACGCCTCCCCGAACGTCACCGAGCCCTACCTGGTGGTCATCGCCCAGGGCGCCCATCTGCCGGACAGCTCACGGCTGTTGGGGGAGGGGATGCGCAACACCCTGCTGCTCGACGCCACCGGTGCCCTGCGCGGCGGCGACAACGTCCTGCGGCTGACCGTCCGCGACGGCACCGTCAGCTTCCCGGCCGGCGACGACGCCTCCGCGTCCGCGACCGCCGACGCGCTCAGCACCATCGCCGCCGAGACCCTCGCCCGGGGCCTGGCCCCGCTGCGCACCGGCGGCAGCGTGGACCTGACCGAACGCCCGCTGGAGTCCGACTTCGACCTGACGTCGCTGCTGAGCATCCGCGACCCCCGCACGTTCGACGTGGCCGCCAAGTGGCGCCCCCGGCAGACCCAGTCGGCCCGGCTGCGCGTTCCGCTCGGCGTCACCGACGAGGGCGAGGTCGTCGAACTTGACCTCAAGGAGTCCGCGCAGGGCGGCATGGGCCCGCACGGCCTGCTGATCGGCGCCACCGGCTCCGGCAAGAGCGAACTGCTGCGCACCCTGGTGATGGGACTGGCCGCCACCCACTCCTCCGAGGTCCTCAACCTCGTGCTGGTGGACTTCAAGGGCGGCGCGACCTTCCTCAACATGGACCGGCTGCCGCACACCTCGGCCGTCATCACCAACCTCGCCGACGAGATCCACCTGGTGGACCGGATGCGGGACTCCATCAACGGCGAGATGATCCGCCGCCAGGAACTCCTGCGCGAGTCCGGCCACTCCTCGCTCTTCGACTACGAGAAGGCACGCGTCGCGGGCGCCACCCTCGCCCCGCTTCCCTCGCTGCTCATCATCGTGGACGAGTTCTCCGAACTGCTCGCCAGCAAACCGGAGTTCGTCGACCTGTTCGTCTCCGTCGGCCGGCTCGGCCGAAGCCTGGGCGTCCACCTGCTGCTCGCCTCGCAGCGGCTGGACGAGAGCCGTATCCACAAGGTCGAGGGCCATCTGTCCTACCGGCTGGCCCTGCGCACCTTCTCCTCGATGGAGTCCCGCAGTGTCATCGGGGTCTCGCACGCCTACGAGCTGCCGTCGGCACCCGGCAACGGCTACCTGAAGGTCGACACCACCAACCTGGTCCGCTTCAAGGCCGCCTACGTCTCCGGACCGGCGCCCGAACCCGCCGCCGAGAACGACCCGGCCCAGCAGCAGCGCGCCGCCCAGGAGGTCACCGTCTTCGGGCTCGACCGCAGCGGCGAACTGCTCTCCGCGCGCGCCGAGCAGACCGCGGCGCTCGCCGAGGCGGCCCAGGCCGCGCAGGCGGACCGCGGCGCGGCCGCCACCACCGGCCCCGACGGCGAACCCCTCAGCGAGGAGAGCCTGTTGGAGGTGCTCGTCGGCCGGCTGGAGGACGCCGGCCCGCCGGCCCGCCAGGTGTGGCTGCCGCCGCTGGACTCCTCCGTCAGCCTCGACCAGGTGCTGCCCGCCATCGTGCCGGACCCCGACCGGGGCATGAGCGCGGCCGACTACCCCCGGCTCGCCTCGCTGCGCTTCCCGCTCGGCATGGTGGACAAGCCCTACGAGCAGTCCCGCGACCTGCTCACCGCGGACCTGTCCGGCGCCGACGGGCACGTCGGCCTGGTCGGCGCGCCGCGCACCGGCAAGTCCACGATGCTGCGCACCTTGATGCTGTCCCTCGCGCTGACCCACACCCCGCAGGAGATCCAGTTCTACTGCCTGGACTTCGGCGGCGGCGGCCTGGTGTCCACCTCCGGGCTCCCGCACGTCGGCTCGGTCGCCACCCGGCTCGACCGGGACCGGGTACAGCGCACCGTCGCCGAGCTGACCCAGCTCCTGGAGCGCCGCGAGGCCGAGTTCGGCGCGCGCGGACTGGAGTCCATGGCCGGCTACCGCGCGCAGCGCGCCACCGGCGAACTGGACGACCCGTACGGCGACGTGTTCCTCGTTGTGGACGGCTGGGGCACGCTGCGGCAGGACTACGAGGACATCGAGCCGCGCGTCATCGACCTGGCCGCCCGCGGACTGTCCTTCGGCATCCACGTCATCGGCTCCGCGGTGCGCTGGTCGGAGTTCCGGCCGCGGCTGCGGGACCTGCTGGGCACCAAGTTCGAACTGCGGCTCGGCGACACGCTGGAGTCCGAGGTCGGCGCGCGGGCCGCGGCGGCCGTGCCGCACCAGCCCGGCCGCGGCCTGACCTCCACCGGCCACCACTTCCTGGCCGCACTGCCCCGGCTGGACAGCTCCCCGCACACCGAGGACCTCACCGCGGCGACCAAGGAGGCCGTCGCGGAGATCGACACCTTCTGGACAGGCCGCCCCGCGCCCGGCGTGCGGCTGCTGCCCGGCCGGCTGTCGACCGCCCAACTCCCGCCGGCCGAGGGCGACCTGCGGGTCTGCCTGGGCTGGGACGAGCAGCGCCTGGAACCCGCCTGGCACGACTTCTCCGTCAACCCGCACCTGATGGTGTTCGGCGACAACGAGACCGGCAAGACCAACATGCTGCGGCTGATGGTCGCCGCCATCACCTCCCGCTACACCCCCGAGGAAGCCCGCATCATGGTCGCCGACCCCGGCCGCGGCCTGCTCACCGCGGTCCCCGAGGCGTACCGGGTCGGCTACGTCGTGGACAGCGACGCGCTCGGCCAACTGGCCGCCAGCGCCGCGGTGTCGGTCGGCAAGCGGGTGCCCGGCGCCGACATCTCGCCGGAGAACCTGGCCCGCCGCGACTGGTGGAGCGGCCCGCTGCTGTTCGTGCTCATCGACGACTTCGACCTGTTCTCCGGCGCACCGGGCTCGCCGTCCCCGATGACGCCCCTGGTGCCGCTGCTGGCCCAGGCCCCGCACATCGGACTCCACCTGGTCCTGTCCCGCAGCACCTCAGGCGCGATGCGGGCGATGATGGACCCGGTGCTGCGCCGCCTGTGGGAGCTGGGCAACCCGGCCCTGCTCTTCTCCTACCCCAAGGAGGAGGGCAAGTTCATCGGCGAGGCGAAGCCGCGCACCCTGCCGCCCGGCCGCGCCCAGCTCGTCACCCGCCGCTCGGTCAAGCTCATGCAGACCGGATTGGTGGCCGCGGAATGAGATCCCGTACCGCCGCCGCCGGGTTCCGCGCCGCCACCGGACGTACGACCGGTCACCGTACGACGGGTGAACGTACGACCGGTCAACGGACGACGGGCGAACGTACGGCCGCTACCCGTGCGACCACCGTTCGTGCGACCACTGTCCGTACGACCGGCGCCCGAACCACCGCTGCCCGTACCACCGTTGGGCGCGCCGGCGGCGGCCGTACCGCCGCCGCGCGCGACCGAGCCCCCCACCGCACAGGAGCGACCCGATGACCACTGCCTCCGTGGTTCCCGGAGCCGGGACCGGCACCGAGGTGTGCCGGGTGACCGTCGTCGGCCCCGGCGGACAGGCCGACCTCGCGATCCCGGTCACGCTGCCGGTGTCGGCGCTGCTGCCCGTCCTCGTCGAGCACGTGGTCTCCGACGTGCGCGACCGCGGTGCGCCATGGGCGCTGCAACGCCTCGGCGAGGCACCGCTCGACCCGGACGGCACCCCCGCCGGGCTCGGCCTGCGGCACGGCGACGTGCTCCACCTGCGCCCGGCCGACGACCCGCTGCCCACCCTGCACTTCGACGACGTCGCCGACGGCGTCGCGCACGTCGTCGGCTCGCTGCCCGGCCGCTGGCGGCCCGAGCTGACCCGCGCGCTGGCCCTGACCATGGCCGCCCTGGCCGTCGTCATGCTCGCGCTGGCCCTGCTCAGCGCCGGCCCCGGCGACTTCGCCGGCTACGGCGCGGGCGTCGCCGCGGTGCTGTTCGCCGCCGCCTGCGCCACCGGCGCCCGGCTGGCCGCCGACCGGGCCGCGGTGGTGACCGCGGGGATCGCGGCGATGGCCATGGGCGGACTGGCCGGACTCGCCTTCCGCGCCGGCCCGCACGGCGGCTTCGACCCCGGCGTGCCGGGCCTGCTGGTCGCCACCGGCTGCGTCACCGCCGTCGCCGTCGCGCTGGTCGCCCTGCGCGCCATGCCGTTCCTGCTGCCCGGCACCGCGGTCGTCGTCGCCGCGGCCGCGGCCGCCGCCATCGGGCTGCGCGCCGCCTTCGACTGGCGGGCCGGCCAGGCCGTCGCCGTGGTCGGGGTCGGCCTGTTCGTCCTCGGCCACTTCGCCCCCCGGCTCTCGCTGCGCGCCGCCCGGCTGCGGGTGCCCCAACTCCCTCACAACGCAGCGGAGTTGCAGGAGGACGTCGACCCCGAGCCGCAGGAGCGGGTGGAGCGCCGGGTGCGGGCCGCCACGTCTTACCTGGACGCGCTCAGCCTCGGGTTCTCGCTCGCCTTCGCCGTCGTCTTCTGGTTCATGATCCGCGAACACGGCTGGATCGGCTGGGCGTTGCCGCTCGTCCTCGGCGCCGCGGTGCTGCTGCGCGCCCGCGGCCTGGCCGGCACCCTCCAGCGGGTGCCCACCGTCATCGCCGGCGGCGTCGGCCTGGCCCTGCTGCTCCTGCAGCAGTGGACCACCGGCGGCCCCGGCGAGCGCGGCATCGCCGCCGCGCTCCTGGTGCTCACCGCCGTCGCCCTGCTGGCCGGCGCCTGGCGACTGCCCTCCAGCCGCCTGCTGCCGGTCTGGGGCCACAGCGGCGACATCACCGAGATGCTCGTCGCGATGTCGCTGCTGCCCCTGCTCCTCCAACTCCTGCACGTCTACTCGCATGTGCGCGGACTGACGAGCTGACGGACCGGAACCGAGAGGAGGACCCCCATGCAGACCCGACGGGACCACGTCCAGGCGTACCAGTTCGCCGTCGGCCGGCTGGCCACCGCACTCGTCAGCGGCGACCCCGGCCGCGGCGACAGCCCCACCCGCCGCGCGTCGCTCGGCACCTTCTTCGGCGTGGGCATCGTCATCCTGCTGTGCGTGGGCTTCGGCGTCTACGGCCTGATCGCGCCGGCCCCCGACCACTCCTGGCGCGCCTCGGGCGCGTACATCGTGGAGAAGGAGACCGGCAACCGCTACCTGTACGTCGACGGCGAGCTGCGCCCGGTCCGCAACTACTCCTCGGTGCTGCTGCTCGCCCGCAACCCCACCGCGCACAC comes from Streptomyces sp. NBC_00448 and encodes:
- the eccD gene encoding type VII secretion integral membrane protein EccD, with protein sequence MTTASVVPGAGTGTEVCRVTVVGPGGQADLAIPVTLPVSALLPVLVEHVVSDVRDRGAPWALQRLGEAPLDPDGTPAGLGLRHGDVLHLRPADDPLPTLHFDDVADGVAHVVGSLPGRWRPELTRALALTMAALAVVMLALALLSAGPGDFAGYGAGVAAVLFAAACATGARLAADRAAVVTAGIAAMAMGGLAGLAFRAGPHGGFDPGVPGLLVATGCVTAVAVALVALRAMPFLLPGTAVVVAAAAAAAIGLRAAFDWRAGQAVAVVGVGLFVLGHFAPRLSLRAARLRVPQLPHNAAELQEDVDPEPQERVERRVRAATSYLDALSLGFSLAFAVVFWFMIREHGWIGWALPLVLGAAVLLRARGLAGTLQRVPTVIAGGVGLALLLLQQWTTGGPGERGIAAALLVLTAVALLAGAWRLPSSRLLPVWGHSGDITEMLVAMSLLPLLLQLLHVYSHVRGLTS
- the eccCa gene encoding type VII secretion protein EccCa, with the translated sequence MPDGQVELAEPPVLGEPAGVDFGSALLYLPMGLGAGAMVLMFSVRSMGPTTYMMSGMMGVAMISMTLTQVGRSSSERRRRMKAERRDYLRYLAQRRRQARTAAAEQRAALLWDNPDPRELWAFAMGPRLWERRPSHEDFGRVRIGMGIRRAELVFLPPQTKPVEDLEPLTAISLRRFTKAHQTVPDLPIPVALRRFTRVEFAGDGQEALALMRAMLAQLAVLHAPDELRVAVLGNPGARAEWDWVKWLPHNAHPDEQDDAGALRLAAGDHDELMALLGPEVRDRPDHDPDASPNVTEPYLVVIAQGAHLPDSSRLLGEGMRNTLLLDATGALRGGDNVLRLTVRDGTVSFPAGDDASASATADALSTIAAETLARGLAPLRTGGSVDLTERPLESDFDLTSLLSIRDPRTFDVAAKWRPRQTQSARLRVPLGVTDEGEVVELDLKESAQGGMGPHGLLIGATGSGKSELLRTLVMGLAATHSSEVLNLVLVDFKGGATFLNMDRLPHTSAVITNLADEIHLVDRMRDSINGEMIRRQELLRESGHSSLFDYEKARVAGATLAPLPSLLIIVDEFSELLASKPEFVDLFVSVGRLGRSLGVHLLLASQRLDESRIHKVEGHLSYRLALRTFSSMESRSVIGVSHAYELPSAPGNGYLKVDTTNLVRFKAAYVSGPAPEPAAENDPAQQQRAAQEVTVFGLDRSGELLSARAEQTAALAEAAQAAQADRGAAATTGPDGEPLSEESLLEVLVGRLEDAGPPARQVWLPPLDSSVSLDQVLPAIVPDPDRGMSAADYPRLASLRFPLGMVDKPYEQSRDLLTADLSGADGHVGLVGAPRTGKSTMLRTLMLSLALTHTPQEIQFYCLDFGGGGLVSTSGLPHVGSVATRLDRDRVQRTVAELTQLLERREAEFGARGLESMAGYRAQRATGELDDPYGDVFLVVDGWGTLRQDYEDIEPRVIDLAARGLSFGIHVIGSAVRWSEFRPRLRDLLGTKFELRLGDTLESEVGARAAAAVPHQPGRGLTSTGHHFLAALPRLDSSPHTEDLTAATKEAVAEIDTFWTGRPAPGVRLLPGRLSTAQLPPAEGDLRVCLGWDEQRLEPAWHDFSVNPHLMVFGDNETGKTNMLRLMVAAITSRYTPEEARIMVADPGRGLLTAVPEAYRVGYVVDSDALGQLAASAAVSVGKRVPGADISPENLARRDWWSGPLLFVLIDDFDLFSGAPGSPSPMTPLVPLLAQAPHIGLHLVLSRSTSGAMRAMMDPVLRRLWELGNPALLFSYPKEEGKFIGEAKPRTLPPGRAQLVTRRSVKLMQTGLVAAE